A genome region from Elusimicrobiales bacterium includes the following:
- a CDS encoding LPP20 family lipoprotein, translating to MKRAIISLSAVAAMCCAARAMDKPDWVDGQSLEYPRARYVTGVGSADDRASAEDRARAEIARVFSTSVTATSTISESESKSSSAGASFSQQVGETVQTASKKMLEGAEIAEVWQDNQTKRYYALATLEKAKAAAIASAKLADLDAQIKTWRDSYEQAKDRPVKIKSALKLSALFGARADIVSELRVLDAAPAAQDDAQFAAKVSQTISGITIAVSAKGENGKQVETGIIGALTGMGFAVRKPGGDSKDADIIAEADVSSETLAAADSDGWKWARGTATVALKDAATGKVFAQFEASERQASSAQEEAARRSLAAASRSAAEKTASAVKSYFENQ from the coding sequence ATGAAAAGGGCGATAATTTCTCTTTCGGCGGTGGCGGCCATGTGCTGCGCCGCGCGCGCCATGGACAAGCCGGACTGGGTGGACGGGCAGAGCCTGGAATACCCGCGCGCCAGGTACGTAACCGGCGTAGGTTCCGCAGACGACCGCGCCTCCGCCGAGGATCGCGCCCGCGCGGAAATAGCGCGCGTGTTTTCCACATCCGTAACCGCGACCAGCACCATAAGCGAGAGCGAAAGCAAGTCCTCCTCCGCGGGAGCGTCATTTTCCCAGCAGGTGGGCGAGACGGTGCAGACCGCCTCCAAAAAAATGCTGGAAGGCGCCGAGATTGCGGAGGTCTGGCAGGACAACCAGACAAAACGCTATTACGCGCTGGCCACTCTGGAAAAGGCGAAGGCCGCCGCCATCGCCTCGGCCAAGCTGGCGGACCTGGACGCCCAGATAAAAACATGGCGAGATTCCTACGAGCAGGCAAAGGACCGCCCGGTAAAGATAAAATCCGCGCTGAAGCTGTCGGCTCTGTTTGGGGCGCGGGCGGATATCGTCTCCGAACTGCGGGTGCTGGACGCCGCGCCCGCGGCGCAGGATGACGCGCAGTTCGCCGCCAAGGTTTCGCAGACAATTTCCGGCATAACAATCGCCGTTTCCGCCAAAGGCGAAAACGGAAAACAGGTGGAGACCGGCATCATCGGCGCGCTGACAGGCATGGGCTTTGCCGTGCGCAAGCCCGGCGGCGACAGCAAGGACGCCGACATAATCGCCGAGGCCGACGTCTCTTCGGAGACTTTGGCCGCGGCGGACTCCGACGGCTGGAAATGGGCGCGCGGCACGGCCACCGTCGCGCTCAAAGACGCCGCGACAGGCAAGGTGTTTGCGCAATTTGAGGCGTCGGAAAGGCAGGCATCCTCCGCGCAGGAGGAAGCGGCGCGGCGCAGCCTGGCCGCCGCCTCCAGGTCCGCCGCCGAGAAAACTGCTTCCGCTGTAAAGTCTTACTTTGAGAACCAATGA
- a CDS encoding serine protease, with protein MKLAAILLLLCRPCAAVELPADARARARAVCDMAAEFLQRIKTQAIGESSVAAVRSANPDRKQARAEDELSQAASLLRDRTLYGAADRRDEALLRAAYRALAVTYMARAVPSADRQLQDEITDKLRGWSLFYSRDGMPDKLSGCIMSSSRRLSPQALMQAGWRDYARDIALRAKGAPGMPGGARASGDTASLDEALASLLRVCETSTGADADRAQCLYLTALAYEALSMADYSARPEEPAVSSAPAAGEPQPASTATFAAAPPQAAETSGPQRYSPDFDPKTVYRKDSPSVVAIICYGDNGYGDIGSGSLIDASGLVLTNAHVVIQDSTGKPYPRIEAYFKPLTMTGDRARDLANPAKVAVLNWDAALDLALVRVDGAPSRARPLALGDSSAVSVGDRVAAIGHPEQGGFWTLTTGVVSAVVSGIGGAAGKDVFQTDASINRGNSGGPLLDAAGNIIGVNTLMARRASDGMAITAVNFAIKSEVARKWLEQNGVKTSFAAQTAASNIRTTATESAAAPLTESKPYDIDDMLDERAKAMKDMENLEREMRGEIDRRAGKN; from the coding sequence ATGAAACTGGCTGCCATTCTGCTGCTGTTGTGCCGGCCCTGTGCCGCCGTGGAGCTGCCGGCGGACGCGCGGGCGCGCGCGCGCGCGGTTTGCGACATGGCGGCGGAGTTTCTTCAGCGCATAAAGACGCAGGCGATAGGCGAAAGCTCCGTGGCGGCGGTGCGCAGCGCGAACCCGGACAGAAAGCAGGCCCGCGCCGAGGACGAATTGTCCCAGGCTGCCTCGCTGCTGCGGGACAGGACGCTTTACGGCGCGGCGGACCGCCGCGACGAGGCCCTGCTGCGGGCGGCATACCGCGCGCTGGCCGTAACATACATGGCCCGCGCCGTGCCCTCCGCCGACAGGCAGCTGCAGGACGAGATAACCGATAAGCTGCGCGGCTGGTCGCTCTTTTACAGCAGGGACGGGATGCCGGATAAATTGTCCGGTTGCATTATGTCTTCCAGCAGAAGGCTGTCCCCGCAGGCGCTGATGCAGGCCGGCTGGCGGGATTATGCCAGGGACATCGCCCTGCGCGCCAAAGGCGCCCCCGGCATGCCGGGCGGCGCGCGCGCAAGCGGCGATACCGCCTCGCTGGATGAGGCGCTTGCCTCGCTGCTTCGCGTATGCGAAACCTCAACCGGCGCGGACGCGGACAGGGCGCAATGCCTTTATCTGACAGCTCTCGCATACGAGGCGCTTTCCATGGCGGACTATTCGGCCAGGCCGGAGGAACCGGCGGTTTCATCCGCGCCGGCGGCGGGGGAGCCGCAGCCAGCCTCCACGGCAACGTTTGCCGCGGCGCCGCCGCAGGCCGCGGAAACGTCCGGGCCGCAGCGGTACTCCCCGGATTTTGACCCTAAAACCGTTTACCGCAAGGATTCGCCGTCCGTGGTTGCGATAATATGCTACGGCGACAACGGCTACGGAGATATCGGCAGCGGCAGTCTCATAGACGCATCGGGCCTGGTGCTTACAAACGCGCATGTGGTGATACAGGATTCCACCGGCAAGCCGTACCCGCGCATAGAGGCGTATTTCAAGCCGCTCACCATGACCGGCGACCGCGCCAGGGATCTTGCAAATCCCGCAAAAGTTGCAGTGCTTAACTGGGACGCCGCGCTGGATTTGGCGCTTGTCCGCGTTGACGGAGCGCCCTCCCGCGCGCGGCCGCTGGCGCTTGGCGATTCTAGCGCGGTATCCGTGGGCGACCGCGTGGCGGCCATAGGCCACCCGGAGCAGGGCGGATTCTGGACGCTCACCACCGGAGTGGTAAGCGCGGTGGTTTCCGGCATAGGCGGCGCGGCGGGAAAAGACGTTTTTCAGACCGACGCCAGCATAAACCGCGGCAATTCCGGCGGGCCGCTGCTGGACGCGGCGGGAAATATAATAGGCGTCAACACCCTTATGGCCCGCCGCGCAAGCGACGGAATGGCTATAACAGCGGTCAATTTCGCCATCAAGTCCGAGGTGGCGCGCAAATGGCTGGAGCAGAACGGCGTCAAAACCTCTTTCGCCGCGCAGACGGCGGCGTCAAACATCAGGACGACGGCGACCGAGAGCGCCGCCGCGCCGCTGACCGAAAGCAAACCCTATGACATTGACGATATGCTTGACGAGCGCGCCAAAGCCATGAAAGACATGGAAAACCTGGAGCGCGAAATGCGCGGCGAAATAGACAGGCGCGCGGGGAAGAACTGA